The proteins below are encoded in one region of Centropristis striata isolate RG_2023a ecotype Rhode Island chromosome 12, C.striata_1.0, whole genome shotgun sequence:
- the thg1l gene encoding probable tRNA(His) guanylyltransferase isoform X1, with translation MGTLMLIGKACTFGGRIRSCVIKPLACFFTSSNRMAKSKFEYVRNFETDDTCLRNCYIVVRLDGRNFHKFAEQHHFAKPNDNRALSLMTRSARSVMEELEDIVVAYGQSDEFSFVFKRTSSWFKRRASKLMTHVASQFSSSYVFYWKEFFGEEPLLYPPGFDGRVVLYPSNRNLKDYLSWRQADCHINNLYNTVFWTLVQKGGLTTTQAEDRLKGTLAADKNEILFSEFDINYNNESALHRKGTTLIWVKRAEVITKPIKRPNEEEKVVTKSRMRRSVEAHHCDIIGEQFWEEHQDILEDDNC, from the exons AT GGGTACCCTTATGCTGATTGGAAAGGCCTGCACATTTGGTGGACGTATCAGGTCTTGTGTCATCAAACCTCTGGCCTGTTTTTTTACTAGTTCTAACAGAATGGCTAAAAGCAAGTTTGAGTATGTCCGCAACTTTGAAACAGATGACACTTGTCTCCGAAATTGCTACATTGTTGTGAGATTGGATGGGCGCAACTTCCACAA GTTTGCAGAGCAGCACCACTTTGCAAAGCCCAACGATAACAGGGCTCTGAGTCTGATGACCCGGAGCGCACGCTCTGTCATGGAAGAACTCGAGGATATTGTCGTTGCTTACGGTCAAAGTGACGAGTTCAGCTTTGTTTTTAAGAGGACCTCCAGCTGGTTTAAGAGGAGAGCCAG TAAGCTCATGACCCACGTGGCCTCCCAGTTCTCCTCCTCATATGTGTTTTACTGGAAGGAGTTTTTTGGGGAGGAGCCCCTTTTGTACCCCCCAGGCTTTGATGGACGTGTGGTCCTGTATCCTAGCAACCGCAATCTCAAAGACTACCTCAGCTGGAGACAGGCAGACT GTCACATTAATAATTTGTACAACACAGTGTTTTGGACTTTAGTACAGAAGGGGGGACTGACCACGACCCAGGCAGAGGATCGCTTAAAG GGAACATTAGCTGCAGACAAAAATGAGATCCTGTTCTCTGAGTTTGATATCAACTACAACAATGAATCTGCCCTCCACAGAAAAGGCACCACTCTCATCTGGGTCAAG CGAGCTGAAGTCATCACCAAACCCATTAAGCGTCCAAACGAAGAGGAGAAGGTCGTGACTAAGAGTCGCATGAGGAGGAGCGTGGAGGCCCACCACTGCGACATTATAGGAGAGCAGTTCTGGGAGGAACACCAAGACATCCTGGAGGATGACAACTGCTAA
- the thg1l gene encoding probable tRNA(His) guanylyltransferase isoform X2 gives MLIGKACTFGGRIRSCVIKPLACFFTSSNRMAKSKFEYVRNFETDDTCLRNCYIVVRLDGRNFHKFAEQHHFAKPNDNRALSLMTRSARSVMEELEDIVVAYGQSDEFSFVFKRTSSWFKRRASKLMTHVASQFSSSYVFYWKEFFGEEPLLYPPGFDGRVVLYPSNRNLKDYLSWRQADCHINNLYNTVFWTLVQKGGLTTTQAEDRLKGTLAADKNEILFSEFDINYNNESALHRKGTTLIWVKRAEVITKPIKRPNEEEKVVTKSRMRRSVEAHHCDIIGEQFWEEHQDILEDDNC, from the exons ATGCTGATTGGAAAGGCCTGCACATTTGGTGGACGTATCAGGTCTTGTGTCATCAAACCTCTGGCCTGTTTTTTTACTAGTTCTAACAGAATGGCTAAAAGCAAGTTTGAGTATGTCCGCAACTTTGAAACAGATGACACTTGTCTCCGAAATTGCTACATTGTTGTGAGATTGGATGGGCGCAACTTCCACAA GTTTGCAGAGCAGCACCACTTTGCAAAGCCCAACGATAACAGGGCTCTGAGTCTGATGACCCGGAGCGCACGCTCTGTCATGGAAGAACTCGAGGATATTGTCGTTGCTTACGGTCAAAGTGACGAGTTCAGCTTTGTTTTTAAGAGGACCTCCAGCTGGTTTAAGAGGAGAGCCAG TAAGCTCATGACCCACGTGGCCTCCCAGTTCTCCTCCTCATATGTGTTTTACTGGAAGGAGTTTTTTGGGGAGGAGCCCCTTTTGTACCCCCCAGGCTTTGATGGACGTGTGGTCCTGTATCCTAGCAACCGCAATCTCAAAGACTACCTCAGCTGGAGACAGGCAGACT GTCACATTAATAATTTGTACAACACAGTGTTTTGGACTTTAGTACAGAAGGGGGGACTGACCACGACCCAGGCAGAGGATCGCTTAAAG GGAACATTAGCTGCAGACAAAAATGAGATCCTGTTCTCTGAGTTTGATATCAACTACAACAATGAATCTGCCCTCCACAGAAAAGGCACCACTCTCATCTGGGTCAAG CGAGCTGAAGTCATCACCAAACCCATTAAGCGTCCAAACGAAGAGGAGAAGGTCGTGACTAAGAGTCGCATGAGGAGGAGCGTGGAGGCCCACCACTGCGACATTATAGGAGAGCAGTTCTGGGAGGAACACCAAGACATCCTGGAGGATGACAACTGCTAA
- the thg1l gene encoding probable tRNA(His) guanylyltransferase isoform X3, with protein sequence MAKSKFEYVRNFETDDTCLRNCYIVVRLDGRNFHKFAEQHHFAKPNDNRALSLMTRSARSVMEELEDIVVAYGQSDEFSFVFKRTSSWFKRRASKLMTHVASQFSSSYVFYWKEFFGEEPLLYPPGFDGRVVLYPSNRNLKDYLSWRQADCHINNLYNTVFWTLVQKGGLTTTQAEDRLKGTLAADKNEILFSEFDINYNNESALHRKGTTLIWVKRAEVITKPIKRPNEEEKVVTKSRMRRSVEAHHCDIIGEQFWEEHQDILEDDNC encoded by the exons ATGGCTAAAAGCAAGTTTGAGTATGTCCGCAACTTTGAAACAGATGACACTTGTCTCCGAAATTGCTACATTGTTGTGAGATTGGATGGGCGCAACTTCCACAA GTTTGCAGAGCAGCACCACTTTGCAAAGCCCAACGATAACAGGGCTCTGAGTCTGATGACCCGGAGCGCACGCTCTGTCATGGAAGAACTCGAGGATATTGTCGTTGCTTACGGTCAAAGTGACGAGTTCAGCTTTGTTTTTAAGAGGACCTCCAGCTGGTTTAAGAGGAGAGCCAG TAAGCTCATGACCCACGTGGCCTCCCAGTTCTCCTCCTCATATGTGTTTTACTGGAAGGAGTTTTTTGGGGAGGAGCCCCTTTTGTACCCCCCAGGCTTTGATGGACGTGTGGTCCTGTATCCTAGCAACCGCAATCTCAAAGACTACCTCAGCTGGAGACAGGCAGACT GTCACATTAATAATTTGTACAACACAGTGTTTTGGACTTTAGTACAGAAGGGGGGACTGACCACGACCCAGGCAGAGGATCGCTTAAAG GGAACATTAGCTGCAGACAAAAATGAGATCCTGTTCTCTGAGTTTGATATCAACTACAACAATGAATCTGCCCTCCACAGAAAAGGCACCACTCTCATCTGGGTCAAG CGAGCTGAAGTCATCACCAAACCCATTAAGCGTCCAAACGAAGAGGAGAAGGTCGTGACTAAGAGTCGCATGAGGAGGAGCGTGGAGGCCCACCACTGCGACATTATAGGAGAGCAGTTCTGGGAGGAACACCAAGACATCCTGGAGGATGACAACTGCTAA